Proteins encoded in a region of the Planococcus citri chromosome 1, ihPlaCitr1.1, whole genome shotgun sequence genome:
- the LOC135835062 gene encoding xylosyl- and glucuronyltransferase LARGE2s-like: MYVYYVSESGRLSDKLTHRIQELEEQLLKAEARLSEVQNHRPNAYNFSSHAPCSSSDRIDTLKCEVIHIAVVCAGYNSTRSFVTLVKSLLFYRKNPLHFHIVTDHVANVVLNTLFKTWNVPQLEITLYSADQVTSDVAWIPNKHYSGIYGLLKLTLVKVLPKDLAKVIVLDTDVTFATDIAELWTLFHKFNSQQALGLVENQSNWYLGKIWRKHRPWPALGRGFNSGVMLLNLIKLRAIGWDELWRSVAEKDLITHFATSLADQDIFNAIIKEHPDMVMSLPCLWNVQLSDNTRSESCYSEEADLKVIHWNSPKKLKVKNKHIEFFRNLYLTFLEYDGNLLRRELFGCNTTISSVLNRNITELTEDDPCYEFKKIRVMNFRTHLYFLDYKYVSTPDDVTLVAQLSMDRLQMLEMLCQYWEGPISLALYISDAEAQQLLSYISDSDALKARTNIGYHVVYKEGIAYPINKLRNIALEQVNTPYVFLSDIDFLPMPGLYSNLKKLVSNFELNITNKALVIPAFETQRYRTSIPQTKVEILNMLDMGTLFTFRYHVWQKGHAPTNYAKWKQSTTPYKVAWQPDYEPYIVVKKNIPLYDTRFVGFGWNKVSHIMELFAQGYSFYVLPNAFIIHMPHSPSFDIGKFRGSAPYRRCLKILKNEFIRELRKRYVSKQYSLRSV; this comes from the exons ATGTACGTTTACTACGTTTCAGAAAGTGGCAGGCTATCAGATAAATTGACTCATCGAATTCAGGAATTAGAAGAGCAGTTGTTGAAAGCTGAAGCTCGTTTGAGCGAAGTCCAAAACCACCGGCCTAATGCTTATAATTTTTCCAGTCATGCTCCTTGTTCCAGTAGTGATAGAATTGATACATTGAAATGCGAAGTTATTCATATAGCTGTTGTATGTGCTGGATACAATTCTACTCGTTCCTTTGTAACTCTAGTGAAATCTTTACTGTTCTACCGAAAAAATCCTCTGCATTTTCATATTGTTACCGATCACGTTGCTAATGTAGTTTTAAATACGTTATTTAAAACATGGAACGTGCCTCAGC TGGAAATAACGCTATATTCAGCTGATCAAGTTACCAGTGATGTGGCATGGATACCAAACAAACATTACTCTGGAATTTACGGTTTACTCAAATTAACATTGGTCAAGGTATTGCCCAAAGACTTGGCTAAAGTTATAGTCCTCGATACGGATGTAACTTTTGCTACAGATATCGCAGAATTATGGacactttttcataaatttaactCGCAACAA GCTCTTGGTTTAGTAGAAAATCAGAGCAATTGGTATTTGGGCAAAATCTGGCGTAAACACAGACCTTGGCCTGCGTTGGGAAGAGG ATTCAACTCTGGTGTCATGTtactaaatttgatcaaactacGTGCCATAGGATGGGATGAATTATGGCGCTCTGTCGCTGAAAAAGATCTCATCACCCATTTTGCTACCAGTTTAGCCGATCAAGACATCTTCAACGCTATTATCAAGGAACATCCTGATATGGTCATGAGTCTTCCTTGTTTGTGGAACGTTCAACTGAGTGATAATACTCGTAGTGAATCTTGCTACTCAGAGGAGGCAGATTTGAAA GTCATTCATTGGAATTCtcctaaaaaattgaaggttaAGAATAAGCATATCGAGTTCTTTCGCAATTTGTACCTGACTTTTTTGGAATACGATGGAAATCTGCTTAGAAGAGAATTATTTGGCTGTAATACTACGATTTCTTCTGTACTGAATAGAAACATAACCGAG CTTACCGAAGATGATCCCTGTTATGAATTTAAGAAAATTCGTGTCATGAACTTTCGAACGCATTTATATTTTCTTGATTACAAATACGTTTCAACACCGGATGATGTCACTTTAGTTGCTCAATTATCCATGGATAGATTGCAAATGCTGGAAATGTTATGCCAATATTGGGAAG GTCCTATCAGCTTAGCTTTGTATATTTCTGACGCGGAAGCTCAACAACTTCTCAGTTATATTTCGGATTCAGATGCTTTAAAAGCTAGGACAAATATTGGATATCATGTTGTATATAAGGAAGGA ATTGCTTATCCAATTAATAAATTGAGGAACATAGCTTTAGAGCAAGTGAACACTCCTTACGTTTTTCTATCAGATATCGATTTCTTACCTATGCCTGGATTGtattctaatttgaaaaaactcgtatcaaatttcgaattgaacATTACAAATAAG gctTTAGTTATTCCTGCTTTTGAAACTCAACGTTATCGAACATCAATTCCCCAAACAAAAGTAGAAATATTGAACATGCTAGACATGGGTACTTTATTTACGTTCCGATACCATGTTTGGCAAAAAGGTCATGCTCCCACAAATTATGCCAAGTGGAAGCAATCTACAACACCTTACAAA GTAGCTTGGCAACCTGATTATGAGCCTTACattgtggtgaaaaaaaatataccattaTACGACACCAGATTCGTTGGATTTGGATGGAATAAAGTTTCCCACATCATGGAGCTGTTTGCTCAAGGATACTCATTTTATGTTCTTCCGAATGCCTTTATAATACATATGCCGCATTCTCCTAGCTTTGACATTGGTAAATTCAGAGGATCTGCTCCATACAGAAG gtgtttgaaaattttgaaaaatgaattcatcagAGAACTCAGGAAGCGATATGTTTCGAAGCAGTATAGTTTACGTAGCGTGTAA